A single region of the Streptomyces virginiae genome encodes:
- the map gene encoding type I methionyl aminopeptidase: MVKLKTDREIDEMRAAGRVVARALAAVREAADVGVSPLDLDRVAREVLREAGATSPFLGYRPKFAPVPFPASVCLSVNDAIVHGIPGKHPLQDGDLVSADFGALLGGWAGDAAISFTVGRARPADLRLIETSEAALAAGIAAAVPGNRIGDIAHAIGATCRAAGYGVPDGFGGHGIGRSMHEDPGVPNEGPPGRGMTLRPGLVLAIEPMLIAGGTDDYTCDADGWTLRTVDGSRAAHSEHTVAITADGPRILTAL; this comes from the coding sequence ATGGTGAAACTGAAGACGGACCGAGAGATCGACGAGATGCGGGCCGCGGGCCGGGTGGTCGCCCGCGCCCTGGCCGCCGTACGGGAGGCCGCCGACGTGGGGGTGTCCCCGCTGGACCTGGACCGGGTGGCGCGCGAGGTGCTCCGCGAGGCCGGCGCCACCTCGCCCTTCCTGGGCTACCGGCCGAAGTTCGCACCGGTGCCCTTCCCCGCCTCGGTGTGCCTCTCGGTCAACGACGCGATCGTGCACGGCATCCCCGGCAAGCACCCGCTGCAGGACGGCGACCTGGTCAGCGCCGACTTCGGGGCGCTGCTCGGCGGCTGGGCCGGCGACGCGGCCATCAGCTTCACGGTCGGCCGGGCCCGCCCCGCCGACCTCCGGCTGATCGAGACCTCCGAGGCGGCCCTCGCGGCCGGGATCGCCGCCGCCGTACCGGGGAACAGGATCGGCGACATCGCGCACGCCATCGGTGCCACCTGCCGGGCCGCCGGTTACGGGGTGCCCGACGGCTTCGGCGGCCACGGCATCGGTCGCAGCATGCACGAGGACCCGGGCGTGCCCAACGAGGGCCCGCCGGGACGCGGGATGACGCTGCGTCCCGGCCTGGTCCTCGCCATCGAGCCGATGCTGATCGCGGGCGGTACGGACGACTACACCTGCGACGCGGACGGCTGGACCCTGCGCACCGTCGACGGCAGTCGCGCCGCCCACTCGGAGCACACGGTCGCGATCACCGCCGACGGTCCGCGGATCCTCACCGCGCTCTAG
- the murJ gene encoding murein biosynthesis integral membrane protein MurJ, whose product MTATDTDSGTRADTAPASAGASTGKTSVLRSGALMAAGSIVSRATGFIRSAVVVAALGTGLLGDGYAVANTVPNIIYMLLIGGALNAVFVPELVRAAKEHADGGSAYTDRLLTACTAALVALTAVAVLAAPVIVSVYTDYDGAQASTTVALARYCLPQILFYGLFTLLGQVLNARGRFGAMMWTPVLNNLVIIGVFGLFLHVSHAGAPGLTGAETRLLGLGTTAGIVVQALALIPSLRAARFRWRPRFDWRGSGLGRPLRNAGWTVMLVLTNQIAYWVVTRLSTTTGQHAVDAGLAGGAGYTAYSNAYQLWIVPQGIITVSLVTALMPRMSSAAAEGDLAAVRRDVSYALRSSAALVVPAAALFAALAPWVMGSVFGYGRTGAADIEVMAGMLIAFAPGLIAFSAQYVLSRGFYALSDTRTPFFLNLVIAALTAGLSAAAYFLLSPRWAVTGMAAASSVAFLAGAAVTAHTLTRRLGPREGTRTQRRATAVRTHLRLLVACAPAAAAAYATARATERFGDFAAVGAGTAALALVVVILAGPLRLTEITDMLDSLRRRTGLQRR is encoded by the coding sequence GTGACCGCCACCGACACCGACAGCGGCACCAGAGCGGACACCGCCCCGGCGAGCGCCGGAGCGTCCACGGGGAAGACCTCGGTCCTACGCAGCGGCGCCCTCATGGCGGCCGGTTCCATCGTCTCCCGCGCCACCGGCTTCATCCGCTCGGCCGTCGTCGTCGCGGCGCTGGGCACCGGACTCCTCGGCGACGGCTACGCCGTCGCCAACACGGTCCCGAACATCATCTACATGCTGCTCATCGGCGGCGCGCTCAACGCCGTCTTCGTACCCGAGCTGGTCCGGGCCGCCAAGGAGCACGCCGACGGCGGATCCGCCTACACCGACCGCCTGCTCACCGCCTGCACCGCCGCCCTCGTGGCACTCACCGCCGTCGCCGTCCTCGCCGCCCCGGTGATCGTCTCGGTGTACACCGACTACGACGGGGCCCAGGCGAGCACCACCGTGGCCCTGGCCCGGTACTGCCTGCCCCAGATCCTCTTCTACGGGCTCTTCACCCTGCTCGGGCAGGTGTTGAACGCCCGCGGCCGGTTCGGCGCGATGATGTGGACCCCGGTCCTCAACAACCTCGTGATCATCGGAGTCTTCGGGCTCTTCCTCCACGTCTCCCACGCCGGGGCACCCGGCCTGACCGGCGCCGAGACCCGGCTCCTGGGCCTGGGCACCACCGCAGGCATCGTCGTCCAGGCCCTCGCGCTGATCCCCTCGCTGCGCGCCGCCCGCTTCCGCTGGCGTCCGCGCTTCGACTGGCGCGGCAGCGGACTCGGCCGCCCCCTGCGCAACGCGGGCTGGACCGTCATGCTCGTCCTCACCAACCAGATCGCCTACTGGGTCGTCACCCGGCTCTCCACCACCACCGGGCAGCACGCCGTGGACGCCGGACTCGCGGGCGGCGCCGGCTACACCGCCTACAGCAACGCCTACCAGCTGTGGATCGTCCCGCAGGGCATCATCACCGTCTCCCTCGTGACCGCCCTGATGCCACGGATGAGTTCGGCAGCCGCCGAGGGCGACCTCGCCGCCGTGCGCCGCGACGTCTCCTACGCCCTGCGCTCCAGCGCGGCCCTCGTCGTGCCCGCCGCCGCGCTCTTCGCCGCCCTCGCCCCCTGGGTGATGGGCAGCGTCTTCGGGTACGGCCGCACCGGCGCCGCCGACATAGAGGTCATGGCGGGCATGCTCATCGCCTTCGCGCCCGGCCTGATCGCCTTCTCCGCGCAGTACGTCCTCTCGCGCGGTTTCTACGCACTCTCCGACACCCGGACCCCCTTCTTCCTGAACCTGGTCATCGCCGCGCTCACCGCCGGGCTGTCCGCCGCCGCCTACTTCCTGCTGTCCCCGCGCTGGGCCGTCACCGGCATGGCCGCCGCCTCCTCCGTCGCCTTCCTCGCGGGCGCCGCCGTCACCGCCCACACCCTCACCCGCCGGCTCGGCCCGCGCGAGGGCACCCGTACGCAGCGGCGCGCGACCGCCGTACGGACCCACCTGAGGCTCCTGGTCGCCTGCGCACCGGCCGCCGCCGCCGCGTACGCGACCGCCCGCGCCACCGAGCGGTTCGGCGACTTCGCCGCCGTCGGGGCGGGAACCGCCGCCCTGGCCCTCGTCGTCGTCATCCTCGCCGGGCCGCTGCGCCTGACGGAGATCACCGACATGCTGGACTCCCTGAGGCGCAGGACCGGCCTACAGCGGAGGTAA
- a CDS encoding cytochrome P450 encodes MDHAADVPDVFDPRIYASGIPHERYRLLRERHPVAWQPEPEIQGWPAGPGFWAVTRHSDVVRVLRDHRTYSSWLGATQIRDPDPADLPFLRRTMLNQDPPEHGRLRRLVSRAFTPARVDAFAARVRERARTLLAAARRDAEDGSVDLVRAVTDTYALLNLTDLLGIPDTDRALLLEWTVRIIGYQDPDDAPAPLLGPDGTPLNPRSPALLGEMFAYARELADHKRAHPGDDVMTALAEARLDPAELEMFFFLLTVAGNDTVRSAAPGGLLALAEAPDAYRRLADGSVPFDRAVDELLRVHPPVLSFRRTAAVDTDLAGRPIRAGDKVVVFHASANHDERVFADPGRLDLARTPNPHVSFGDGPHVCLGAHFARLQLRILYEEWCAAMPAPELAGPPRRLVSNFINGITRLPVRVSGRPG; translated from the coding sequence ATGGACCACGCCGCGGACGTCCCCGACGTCTTCGACCCCCGCATCTACGCCTCCGGCATCCCGCACGAGCGCTACCGGCTGCTGCGCGAGCGGCACCCCGTGGCCTGGCAGCCGGAACCGGAGATCCAGGGTTGGCCCGCCGGCCCCGGCTTCTGGGCCGTCACCCGCCACTCCGACGTCGTACGGGTCCTGCGCGACCACCGGACGTACTCCTCCTGGCTGGGCGCCACCCAGATCCGCGACCCCGACCCCGCCGACCTGCCCTTCCTGCGCCGCACCATGCTCAACCAGGACCCGCCCGAGCACGGCCGGCTGCGGCGGCTGGTGTCCCGCGCCTTCACCCCCGCCCGCGTCGACGCCTTCGCCGCGCGGGTACGCGAGCGCGCCCGCACTCTCCTCGCCGCCGCCCGCCGGGACGCCGAGGACGGCTCCGTCGACCTCGTACGCGCCGTCACCGACACATACGCGCTGCTGAACCTCACCGACCTGCTCGGCATCCCGGACACCGACCGGGCCCTGCTGCTGGAGTGGACCGTACGGATCATCGGGTATCAGGACCCCGACGACGCCCCGGCGCCGCTCCTCGGCCCGGACGGCACCCCGCTCAACCCGCGCTCCCCGGCCCTGCTCGGCGAGATGTTCGCGTACGCCCGCGAACTGGCCGACCACAAGCGCGCGCACCCCGGCGACGACGTGATGACCGCCCTCGCCGAAGCCCGGCTCGACCCGGCCGAACTGGAGATGTTCTTCTTCCTGCTCACCGTCGCCGGCAACGACACCGTCCGCAGCGCCGCCCCCGGCGGCCTGCTCGCCCTGGCCGAGGCCCCGGACGCCTACCGCCGACTCGCGGACGGATCCGTCCCGTTCGACCGGGCCGTCGACGAGCTCCTGCGCGTCCACCCGCCGGTGCTCAGCTTCCGCCGCACGGCCGCCGTCGACACCGACCTGGCCGGTCGGCCGATCCGCGCCGGGGACAAGGTGGTGGTCTTCCACGCCTCCGCCAACCACGACGAGCGCGTCTTCGCCGACCCGGGCCGCCTGGACCTGGCGCGGACGCCCAACCCGCACGTCTCCTTCGGGGACGGCCCGCACGTCTGCCTCGGCGCCCACTTCGCCCGGCTCCAGCTGCGCATCCTCTACGAGGAGTGGTGCGCGGCCATGCCCGCGCCCGAACTGGCGGGACCGCCGCGCCGGCTGGTCTCCAACTTCATCAACGGGATCACACGGCTGCCGGTTCGGGTGTCAGGGCGGCCCGGGTGA
- a CDS encoding sensor histidine kinase — protein MRRIAPLGLRTRLIAAFLLVAAISAVTTAALTYQQARNAILKQTQDTAISTLRDQVEQQEFRLPLDQQEVQRIVIELGKRGKPHPWIIFGEYGSVRVSTNPGTPTSSVITDDLRRKVRSHDYTAFQRVEDQRGNPWLTVGVPAFIEHNGSIEATGAVFYASVPLATEKQTVEAMVDAAKQGAVPGLAIAIVPALLAARSVLRPVRDMRRAAQNLGRGRLDTRIEVRGADELAGLARTFNETARALEQSVRELQDAEVRARRFASDVSHELRTPLAGMLAVTEVLDEDAERLDADTAKALRLVSAETGKLAVLVEDLMEISRFDARAAELNLDDVDIAEAVRKTLERRHWVDDRVVTELPDRVRARLDPRRFDVILANLVGNALRHGGAPVRVTVRTAPGEHGERLLIDVADSGPGIAPEVLPHIFDRFFKADAARTRSAGSGLGLAITLENVRLHGGTLLAANGPTGGAVFTLDMPLEADA, from the coding sequence GTGCGACGCATAGCGCCGCTGGGCCTGCGCACCCGACTGATCGCCGCCTTCCTGCTGGTCGCCGCGATCAGCGCGGTGACCACGGCCGCCCTCACCTACCAGCAGGCGCGCAACGCGATCCTCAAGCAGACCCAGGACACCGCCATCAGCACCCTGCGGGACCAGGTCGAGCAGCAGGAGTTCCGGCTTCCGCTGGACCAGCAGGAGGTCCAGCGCATCGTCATCGAACTCGGCAAGCGCGGCAAACCGCACCCGTGGATCATCTTCGGCGAGTACGGCAGCGTACGGGTCTCCACCAACCCCGGCACACCGACCTCCAGCGTCATCACCGACGACCTGCGCCGGAAGGTCCGCAGCCACGACTACACCGCCTTCCAACGGGTCGAGGACCAGCGCGGCAACCCGTGGCTCACCGTCGGGGTCCCCGCCTTCATCGAGCACAACGGCTCCATCGAAGCCACCGGCGCCGTCTTCTACGCCAGCGTCCCGCTCGCCACCGAGAAGCAGACCGTCGAAGCCATGGTCGACGCCGCCAAGCAGGGCGCCGTCCCGGGGCTGGCCATCGCCATCGTGCCCGCCCTGCTGGCCGCCCGCAGCGTCCTGCGGCCGGTCCGCGACATGCGCCGGGCCGCTCAGAACCTCGGCCGCGGCCGCCTCGACACCCGGATCGAGGTCAGGGGCGCCGACGAGCTCGCCGGACTCGCCCGCACCTTCAACGAGACCGCCCGCGCCCTGGAGCAGTCCGTACGCGAACTCCAGGACGCGGAGGTCCGCGCCCGCCGCTTCGCCTCCGACGTCTCCCACGAACTGCGCACCCCCCTCGCCGGGATGCTCGCCGTCACCGAGGTCCTCGACGAGGACGCCGAACGCCTCGACGCCGACACCGCCAAGGCCCTGCGCCTGGTCAGCGCCGAGACGGGCAAGCTCGCCGTTCTCGTCGAGGACCTGATGGAGATCTCCCGCTTCGACGCCCGGGCCGCCGAGCTCAACCTCGACGACGTGGACATCGCCGAAGCCGTGCGCAAGACCTTGGAGCGCCGCCACTGGGTCGACGACCGCGTCGTCACCGAACTGCCGGACCGGGTACGCGCCCGCCTGGACCCGCGCCGCTTCGACGTGATCCTCGCCAACCTCGTCGGCAACGCCCTCCGCCACGGCGGCGCGCCCGTACGCGTCACCGTACGGACCGCACCGGGCGAGCACGGCGAACGGCTCCTGATCGACGTCGCCGACAGCGGACCCGGCATCGCCCCCGAGGTACTGCCGCACATCTTCGACCGCTTCTTCAAGGCCGACGCGGCCCGGACCCGCTCCGCCGGCAGCGGACTCGGCCTCGCCATCACCCTGGAGAACGTCCGCCTGCACGGCGGCACCCTCCTCGCGGCCAACGGGCCCACCGGGGGAGCGGTCTTCACCCTCGACATGCCGCTGGAGGCCGACGCGTGA
- the ggt gene encoding gamma-glutamyltransferase, translating into MRAPAARQLALVALAGALVSTGAAAPPTTTTPPAKVPVAAGYGGAVASVDADASAAGIAVLRSGGNAVDAAIATAAALGVTEPYSAGIGGGGYFVYYDARTRRVHTIDGRETAPATATETLFQENGLPIPFAEGQTSGRGVGVPGTPATWKSALDAWGTRPLDKLLKPAEKLARDGFTVDATFRAQTELNQDRFKDFPATAKLFLPGGALPVVGTTFKNPDLATTYAELGRKGTGALYRGPLAEDIVRAVRTPPVDPAATRKVRPGDLTTADLRAYATKRQEPTRVGYRGLDVYSMAPSSSGGTTVGEALNILERTDLSKLSETQYLHRFIEASRISFADRGRWVGDPAAVDVPTRELLSQRFADSRGCLIAPDRTLTSPLAPGDPRHPAPCGGSGQAAPTPYEGENTTHLTAADRWGNVVSYTLTIESTGGSAITVPGRGFLLNNELTDFSFAPAAPGVPDPNLPGPGKRPRSSMAPTIVLEDGRPVLAVGSPGGATIITTVLQTLIGHLDRGLPLVEAIAAPRASQRNQTTTELEPGLWNSPVRAELEAIGQAFRQNPEIGAATGVQRLPDGRWLAAAETSRRGGGSAMVVHPHGRP; encoded by the coding sequence ATGCGTGCTCCCGCCGCACGTCAGTTAGCGCTCGTCGCCCTCGCCGGGGCGCTCGTCTCCACCGGGGCCGCGGCCCCGCCCACCACGACCACCCCACCGGCCAAGGTGCCGGTCGCCGCCGGCTACGGCGGGGCCGTCGCCAGCGTCGACGCCGACGCCTCCGCCGCGGGCATCGCCGTCCTGCGCTCCGGCGGCAACGCCGTGGACGCGGCGATCGCCACCGCCGCCGCCCTCGGGGTGACCGAGCCCTACTCGGCGGGCATCGGCGGAGGCGGCTACTTCGTGTACTACGACGCCCGCACGCGCCGAGTGCACACCATCGACGGCCGTGAGACAGCCCCCGCCACGGCCACCGAGACGCTCTTCCAGGAGAACGGCCTGCCCATCCCCTTCGCGGAGGGCCAGACCAGCGGCCGCGGCGTCGGTGTGCCCGGCACCCCCGCCACCTGGAAGAGCGCCCTCGACGCCTGGGGCACCCGCCCGCTGGACAAACTGCTGAAGCCCGCCGAGAAACTGGCCCGCGACGGCTTCACGGTGGACGCCACCTTCCGGGCCCAGACCGAGCTCAACCAGGACCGCTTCAAGGACTTCCCGGCCACCGCGAAGCTCTTCCTGCCGGGCGGCGCCCTGCCGGTGGTCGGCACCACCTTCAAGAACCCGGACCTGGCCACCACCTACGCCGAACTCGGCCGCAAGGGGACCGGCGCCCTCTACCGGGGGCCCCTCGCCGAGGACATCGTCCGGGCCGTGCGCACGCCCCCCGTGGACCCGGCGGCCACCCGCAAGGTCCGCCCCGGCGACCTGACCACCGCGGACCTGCGCGCGTACGCCACCAAGCGGCAGGAGCCGACCCGGGTGGGCTACCGGGGTCTGGACGTGTACAGCATGGCGCCCTCCTCCTCCGGCGGCACCACCGTCGGCGAGGCGCTGAACATCCTGGAGCGGACGGACCTCTCGAAGCTGTCCGAGACGCAGTACCTGCACCGCTTCATCGAGGCCTCACGGATCTCCTTCGCCGACCGGGGCCGCTGGGTCGGCGACCCGGCGGCCGTGGACGTGCCCACGCGCGAGCTGCTCTCGCAGCGGTTCGCCGACTCACGTGGCTGCCTGATCGCGCCCGACCGTACGCTGACCAGCCCGCTCGCCCCCGGTGACCCGCGCCACCCGGCGCCCTGCGGCGGTTCCGGCCAGGCCGCCCCGACCCCGTACGAAGGGGAGAACACCACCCACCTGACGGCCGCCGACCGCTGGGGCAACGTGGTCTCCTACACCCTGACCATCGAATCCACCGGCGGCAGCGCCATCACCGTCCCGGGCCGCGGCTTCCTGCTGAACAACGAGCTGACCGACTTCTCCTTCGCCCCGGCCGCACCCGGGGTCCCGGACCCGAACCTGCCCGGCCCCGGCAAGCGGCCGCGCTCCTCCATGGCTCCGACGATCGTGCTGGAGGACGGTCGCCCGGTGCTCGCGGTGGGCTCCCCGGGCGGCGCGACCATCATCACCACCGTGCTGCAGACCCTGATCGGCCACCTGGACCGGGGACTGCCGCTGGTTGAGGCGATCGCCGCGCCGCGGGCCAGCCAGCGCAACCAGACCACCACCGAGCTGGAGCCGGGCCTGTGGAACAGCCCGGTGCGCGCGGAGCTGGAGGCGATCGGCCAGGCCTTTAGGCAGAACCCGGAGATCGGCGCCGCGACCGGCGTGCAGCGGCTGCCGGACGGCCGCTGGCTGGCGGCGGCCGAGACCAGCCGCCGGGGCGGCGGCTCGGCGATGGTGGTCCACCCGCACGGGAGGCCATAG
- a CDS encoding helix-turn-helix domain-containing protein, with the protein MVRTPLTPEERERGERLGVLLREARGDRSMVEVAAGAGLSAETLRKIETGRAPTPAFFTVAALAAALGLSLDDLLRRCAAVPV; encoded by the coding sequence ATGGTCCGTACCCCCCTCACCCCCGAAGAGCGCGAGCGCGGCGAGCGGCTCGGCGTCCTGCTGCGCGAGGCCCGCGGCGACCGGAGCATGGTCGAGGTCGCCGCCGGCGCCGGGCTCTCCGCCGAGACCCTGCGCAAGATCGAGACCGGCCGGGCGCCCACCCCCGCCTTCTTCACGGTCGCCGCCCTCGCCGCGGCCCTCGGCCTCTCCCTGGACGACCTGCTCCGCCGCTGCGCCGCCGTCCCCGTCTAG
- a CDS encoding response regulator transcription factor, whose product MPRVLLIEDDPSIREGVGLGLRRRGHDVSSAETGEEGLALMGGFRPELVLLDLMLPGINGVQVCRRIRETSQVPIIMLTARGDDFDIVVGLEAGADDYIVKPARTEVIEARIKAVLRRLTDPVGARPGVEHHGELSIDRAGLSVAKNGERVPLAPSEIKLLLHLSASPEQVFSRQQLLEYVWDHSYHADARLVDACVRRLRTKVEDPDASPRYIQTVRGFGYRFGPL is encoded by the coding sequence ATGCCACGCGTACTGCTGATCGAGGACGACCCTTCCATCCGCGAGGGGGTCGGCCTCGGCCTGCGCCGCCGGGGCCACGACGTGAGTTCCGCCGAGACCGGAGAGGAAGGGCTGGCGCTGATGGGCGGCTTCCGCCCCGAGCTCGTCCTGCTCGACCTGATGCTGCCGGGCATCAACGGCGTCCAGGTCTGCCGCCGCATCCGCGAGACCAGCCAGGTGCCGATCATCATGCTCACCGCACGCGGCGACGACTTCGACATCGTCGTCGGCCTGGAGGCCGGCGCCGACGACTACATCGTCAAACCCGCCCGCACCGAGGTCATCGAGGCCCGCATCAAAGCCGTCCTGCGCCGGCTCACCGACCCCGTCGGCGCCCGCCCGGGAGTCGAGCACCACGGCGAGCTGAGCATCGACCGCGCCGGGCTGAGCGTCGCCAAGAACGGCGAGCGCGTGCCCCTCGCCCCCAGCGAGATCAAGCTCCTGCTGCACCTGTCGGCCTCGCCCGAGCAGGTCTTCTCCCGCCAGCAACTCCTCGAGTACGTGTGGGACCACAGCTACCACGCCGACGCCCGGCTCGTGGACGCCTGCGTCCGCCGGCTGCGCACCAAGGTCGAGGACCCCGACGCGAGCCCCCGCTACATACAGACCGTGCGCGGCTTCGGCTACCGCTTCGGTCCGCTGTAG